A stretch of Clostridium formicaceticum DNA encodes these proteins:
- the rpoN gene encoding RNA polymerase factor sigma-54 has translation MKMGYNLHLEQSQKLIMTPQLKQAIKILQLATFELDQYIQHQVEINPILEVTPPPKEDKYTAEVEKRLEEKINWKEYLEDFNNYEYSKPSYNEDNQFNYENIVSTNTTLQEHLLFQYNIAVLDYRYKEIGEYIIDNLNENGYLIGTVEEIAKELGEEVDTVESILEIIQTFDPAGVAARNLKECLLIQLRQLGINNDDKVCRVVEEYLEEVAQNKYPYVAKKLGIDVKEVQEICDFIRTLEPKPGRKFASVSNHYIVPDAAIKKMGGEYFIILNDKNLPSLTIREDYKKLIASEGEDTEAAKFLNDKLNSAVWLIRSIEQRRQTIYKVVEVIVKKQKNFFEHGKKHLKPLTLKEIAEEIEVHESTVSRATNGKYVDTPMGVFELKYFFSSGVGAADGDGISAESIKNHMREIIEAENPCKPWSDDKIAKLLGERGIMISRRTVAKYREDMQIASSSKRKRYQ, from the coding sequence ATGAAAATGGGGTATAATTTACATCTAGAGCAGTCACAAAAGCTGATCATGACACCTCAGCTTAAGCAAGCTATTAAGATTCTTCAACTAGCAACTTTTGAACTAGATCAATATATTCAACACCAGGTTGAAATCAATCCCATTTTAGAAGTTACCCCTCCTCCAAAAGAAGATAAATATACAGCTGAAGTAGAGAAACGGTTGGAAGAAAAAATAAACTGGAAGGAATATCTAGAGGATTTTAATAATTATGAGTATTCCAAGCCTAGTTATAATGAAGATAATCAATTTAATTATGAAAATATTGTTTCTACAAATACAACGCTTCAAGAACACCTTTTGTTCCAATATAACATTGCGGTCTTAGACTATAGATATAAGGAAATCGGTGAGTATATTATAGATAATTTAAATGAAAATGGTTATTTGATTGGAACGGTTGAAGAGATTGCAAAGGAACTTGGGGAAGAAGTAGATACGGTGGAAAGTATTCTTGAAATCATTCAAACCTTTGATCCAGCGGGTGTAGCTGCACGGAATTTAAAAGAGTGTTTATTGATACAATTAAGACAGTTAGGTATAAACAATGATGATAAGGTTTGCAGAGTTGTAGAGGAATACCTAGAGGAAGTTGCACAGAACAAATACCCTTATGTTGCTAAAAAGCTAGGTATAGATGTGAAAGAAGTGCAGGAGATATGTGATTTTATAAGAACTTTAGAGCCAAAACCCGGTAGAAAGTTTGCTTCTGTGAGTAATCATTATATTGTGCCAGATGCAGCTATTAAAAAAATGGGGGGCGAATACTTTATTATTTTAAATGATAAGAATCTGCCATCATTGACCATTAGGGAAGATTATAAAAAACTCATTGCCAGTGAGGGTGAAGATACTGAGGCTGCAAAGTTTTTAAATGATAAACTCAACTCTGCTGTTTGGTTGATTAGAAGTATTGAGCAAAGAAGACAAACCATCTATAAAGTAGTAGAAGTCATTGTAAAAAAACAGAAAAACTTTTTTGAACATGGAAAAAAGCATCTTAAGCCTTTGACATTGAAGGAGATTGCTGAGGAAATTGAAGTTCATGAATCTACTGTTAGTCGTGCTACAAATGGAAAGTACGTAGATACGCCTATGGGGGTCTTTGAATTAAAATATTTCTTTTCCAGTGGCGTAGGAGCAGCTGATGGAGATGGCATTTCTGCTGAGAGTATTAAAAATCATATGAGGGAAATCATTGAGGCAGAAAATCCTTGTAAACCATGGAGCGATGATAAAATCGCTAAGCTTTTAGGTGAACGAGGCATTATGATTTCAAGGAGGACAGTTGCAAAATATAGAGAAGATATGCAAATTGCATCTTCTTCAAAGCGAAAAAGATATCAATAA
- a CDS encoding sugar-binding transcriptional regulator, with amino-acid sequence MIMQNIIDLQKKIVPEVLTILEKRYSILRNIHEMQPIGRRGLANKLGIGERIIRTEVDLLKSQGLIEVTAAGMSLTLEGEHIINSLQEYIYKIHGIKYLEEKLKKKLEVLEVKIVPGDLAENPYVLVDMGMVAANAIESNIQDNSIIGITGGGTMVAVAKGITKPTKCNNITVVPARGGIGREVEKQANTITAEMARRLKCQYQLLHASDTLGQQALESVLKDPEIQKVTDIIKSVNLLVFGIGRADKMAERRELPKPVIDKLKGLKAVAEAFGYYFTREGEIVYNMQTIGISFKDFERISTVIGVAGGKNKAEAIVAVSKLKKSMILVTDEAAAVEILQKY; translated from the coding sequence ATGATTATGCAAAATATTATCGACTTACAAAAAAAAATTGTGCCGGAAGTTTTGACCATCTTAGAAAAGCGCTACAGTATTTTAAGAAATATTCATGAAATGCAACCCATTGGAAGAAGAGGACTAGCCAATAAGTTGGGCATCGGAGAAAGAATTATCAGAACAGAGGTAGATCTTTTGAAAAGTCAAGGACTGATTGAAGTGACGGCAGCAGGTATGTCATTAACCCTAGAAGGGGAGCATATTATAAATAGTCTTCAAGAATACATATATAAAATACATGGCATCAAGTATCTAGAGGAAAAGTTAAAAAAGAAGCTAGAGGTTTTGGAAGTTAAAATTGTGCCAGGAGACCTTGCTGAAAATCCATATGTACTAGTGGACATGGGTATGGTTGCTGCTAATGCAATAGAAAGTAATATACAAGATAATAGTATTATCGGTATTACTGGTGGCGGTACAATGGTGGCAGTTGCTAAAGGAATAACTAAACCTACGAAATGCAATAATATTACTGTGGTTCCTGCCCGCGGCGGTATAGGAAGAGAAGTTGAAAAGCAGGCCAACACCATTACCGCTGAAATGGCAAGAAGGTTAAAGTGTCAGTATCAACTTTTACATGCGTCTGATACGCTGGGACAGCAAGCACTAGAAAGTGTTTTGAAAGATCCTGAAATACAAAAAGTTACGGATATTATTAAGTCTGTAAATCTATTGGTCTTTGGGATTGGCAGAGCAGACAAGATGGCAGAGCGCAGAGAACTCCCTAAACCCGTAATTGATAAGCTTAAAGGTTTAAAGGCGGTTGCAGAGGCCTTTGGCTATTATTTCACTAGAGAGGGAGAAATTGTTTATAATATGCAGACAATTGGCATCAGTTTTAAGGATTTCGAAAGAATTTCTACTGTTATAGGGGTTGCAGGAGGAAAAAATAAAGCAGAAGCGATTGTAGCAGTGTCTAAGTTGAAAAAATCAATGATTTTAGTGACTGATGAGGCAGCGGCGGTAGAAATACTGCAAAAATATTAG
- a CDS encoding glyceraldehyde-3-phosphate dehydrogenase produces MSVKVAINGFGRIGRNAFKAALEEKRDWEIVAINDLTDPNTLAHLLRYDSLYGKFNGTIEAKEDAIVVNGKEIKIFAERDPENLPWGKIGVDIVIEATGIFRSKDKAQKHITAGAKKVVITAPAKKEDITIVMGVNEEKYDAANHHIISNASCTTNCLAPFAKVLDEKFGIKKGLMTTIHAYTNDQKILDLPHEDLRRARAAGQSIIPTTTGAAEAVALVLPQLKGKLSGMAMRVPTPTVSVVDLVAELEKSTTAEEVNAALKEAAAGELKGILEFSEEPLVSMDYRQDPNSSIVDGLSTMVMDGNLVKVISWYDNEWGYSVRVVDLVSYIVSKGL; encoded by the coding sequence ATGAGTGTAAAAGTAGCAATTAATGGTTTTGGAAGAATTGGGAGAAATGCTTTTAAAGCAGCTTTAGAGGAGAAAAGAGACTGGGAGATTGTAGCCATCAATGATTTAACTGATCCTAACACCTTAGCTCATTTACTTAGATATGATAGCTTATATGGTAAATTTAATGGAACAATAGAAGCAAAGGAAGATGCTATCGTTGTAAACGGTAAAGAAATAAAAATCTTTGCTGAAAGAGATCCCGAAAATTTACCATGGGGTAAAATTGGGGTAGATATTGTAATAGAAGCTACTGGAATCTTCAGAAGTAAAGATAAGGCACAAAAGCATATTACAGCGGGAGCAAAGAAGGTAGTAATTACTGCACCTGCCAAAAAAGAAGACATCACTATCGTAATGGGTGTAAATGAAGAAAAATATGATGCAGCGAACCACCATATCATTTCTAATGCTTCTTGCACAACAAACTGCTTAGCTCCTTTTGCTAAAGTTCTTGATGAAAAGTTTGGCATCAAAAAAGGACTAATGACAACAATTCATGCTTACACCAATGACCAAAAAATTCTTGATTTACCTCATGAAGACTTAAGACGTGCAAGAGCAGCTGGCCAATCTATTATACCAACTACAACAGGAGCGGCAGAGGCAGTAGCATTAGTATTACCACAATTAAAGGGCAAGTTAAGCGGTATGGCGATGAGGGTACCAACACCTACAGTATCTGTAGTGGACTTAGTTGCTGAGTTAGAAAAGAGCACAACTGCTGAAGAAGTGAATGCAGCATTAAAGGAAGCAGCAGCAGGAGAATTAAAAGGAATTTTAGAGTTTTCTGAAGAGCCATTGGTTTCAATGGATTACAGACAAGATCCAAACTCTTCTATCGTTGATGGATTATCTACAATGGTAATGGACGGTAATTTAGTAAAGGTTATATCTTGGTATGACAATGAGTGGGGTTATTCTGTAAGAGTA